The Pyrus communis chromosome 8, drPyrComm1.1, whole genome shotgun sequence region TGTCAATTACCTGAAGAATTGGGCCAGCATAATACAGTACACTTGGTTGTCCGGTTATCTGCAATGTAAGGTAGTAAATTGGCTTACTTATTCTTAGTATTCTCTCAAGCACAtgttttgaaaatataaaagcaaaagaaacaaaagacagGTTCAATTCATAGGAACAAGGAGGAAAACACCTGTTGAAAAAGGACCAAACCACCACCGATTATGAAGGCTTTCAAACTCGTGCCTTGAAAGACCTCCAACAAACTCCCCTCGGCTTCCTGATCTGCATAGGAAGACTTCAAAGAAACATATGTCTCTTCTATTTGCCTTTCAGACACTTTGTCACCAGGAGGCCGGCCTCTCAACTTGCTCAAGGCAACAATGGCTTTTTCTTTGTATTCTTGTACAGCCCCTTTACCTTGAGCCGCCCTGAGAAGCAACCAGCGGGGAGAAGGTGGGAGAACCCACATGCCTATTCCCATAAGTAAAGCAACGAAAGCACTTATTCCATACATGTAACGCCAACCCCCAACTGCATTAATCTCAAAGCTTCCCACAAAATAACCCAACTGCAGAAGAGTGCATATGTCAGAACATCTCACTTCACTGAGATAGTGAATGACAAAATGACTAACATAAAGATGTTATTTGAACAATACCAGAATCCCCAGAACTATGAAGAGCTCCTTCAAAGATATTAGAGTTCCACGAATTTGAGACGGACACGTTTCAGCAATATAGAGAGGAGCCCCATGCATGGCCTGCCaaaagaaatgttttaaaaagtgACTAGAGCATCATCACtcaatcatgatattatctAGCTCGACCAAAACGAATGCTGGGAAGATTCTCCTTTGGTTTGCAGCTAGCTTCTTTTTTTTCGGTTGGAGCAACTTCACAGAACCTTACCAATCCAATACCAAGCCCATATAAAACACGCCCAACTAATAGAACACTAAGGCCTGGAGCAGTTGCAGTGATCAGGGCCCCAAGGAGATAAAGTACAGCTGCCGTGATAAGTTCCCTCCTCCTCCCTTCATAAgccaattaaaatttaagactAACAAAAATAATGATCAAGCTCAAAACCTCATGATGAAGTGCAAAAGCAAAGCAAGTACACACCAAGGAAATCAGCAATTGGGTAGACAAGGAGGGAACCAAAAAGAGCTCCATATAGGGAACCGCTAACCTGCATCGAAACAATGCAATTTAGGATTGTTGATGTATTGTCGGTGATTTTTGGCAGACAGATCACAAGTCTGGAAATGACTCAAAACCAAATTGACTAAGATTCGATAAATCATACCACAAGACCAAGCTGGACGGCTGAAAAATTAAACCAAGCTGTGCCACTAAGCTCAGGCGACTGTGacaaatcaaaacataaaagttGATCATATTAAATTACTAATCatcaaaacaaaaacgaaaaacaTAAAGCTGAAGGTATACCTGTAAAGAGAGGGTAGCACCAGAAGTAGCACCAATGTCGTATCCGAACAACAAACCTCCCAAAGCCGGAAACACAAAGCTAAAATTCCAAGAGCttagttattaaaaaaataataataaaatagagAAATACCAATAAAAGAGATATTTTCAAAAGTAAACTTCGAAACTTGCAATTTAACCACTATTCATTGCTTGATCTACACTTTGA contains the following coding sequences:
- the LOC137742583 gene encoding D-xylose-proton symporter-like 3, chloroplastic gives rise to the protein MAFCTSTRSFFNLKLSGETAPPLHQPKKKPVTLFLNPRFAPPLLSSCNQCFRANSVTFSNPSTPRHGFSVKVGSQPDYSSGDDDAQSFIPEATQQEEFSWTSVILPFVFPALGGLLFGYDIGATSGATLSLQSPELSGTAWFNFSAVQLGLVVSGSLYGALFGSLLVYPIADFLGRRRELITAAVLYLLGALITATAPGLSVLLVGRVLYGLGIGLAMHGAPLYIAETCPSQIRGTLISLKELFIVLGILLGYFVGSFEINAVGGWRYMYGISAFVALLMGIGMWVLPPSPRWLLLRAAQGKGAVQEYKEKAIVALSKLRGRPPGDKVSERQIEETYVSLKSSYADQEAEGSLLEVFQGTSLKAFIIGGGLVLFQQITGQPSVLYYAGPILQTAGFSAASDATRVSVVIGLFKFLMTGVAVLKVDDLGRRPLLIVGVSGLALSLFLLSAYYKFLGGFPLIAVASLLLYVGCYQISFGPISWLMVSEIFPLRTRGKGISLAVLTNFASNAIVTFAFSPLKEALGADNLFILFGAIALLSLIFVVLIVPETKGLSLEEIESKLSK